A single window of Granulibacter bethesdensis DNA harbors:
- a CDS encoding chromate transporter: protein MLDIIMLFGGASLLSFGGGNAIVPHLQMQTVEVYHWLTAEQFADAYAMAQVAPGPSTLLVTILGYDAAGISGAVLATIAMLIPSSLLVFGAALLWKSMGEGRFRRIFERAMAPLAVGLVLASGIIITKSNDHSWPAYAITAASTLVLCRWHLHPVAVMACCGVIGWLVKL from the coding sequence TTGCTTGATATCATTATGCTGTTCGGCGGCGCTTCCCTGCTGTCATTCGGTGGTGGCAACGCTATCGTGCCGCATCTTCAGATGCAGACGGTCGAGGTCTATCACTGGCTGACCGCCGAGCAATTCGCTGATGCCTATGCCATGGCGCAGGTTGCACCGGGACCAAGCACATTGCTGGTCACCATTCTGGGTTATGATGCGGCGGGTATTTCGGGTGCGGTACTGGCCACAATCGCCATGCTCATCCCCAGCAGCCTGCTGGTCTTCGGAGCCGCCTTGCTCTGGAAAAGCATGGGGGAGGGCCGATTCCGGCGTATCTTTGAACGCGCCATGGCACCGTTGGCAGTCGGACTGGTTTTGGCCAGTGGGATCATCATCACCAAAAGCAATGACCATAGCTGGCCGGCTTATGCCATCACGGCAGCCTCGACGCTGGTGCTGTGTCGGTGGCACCTGCATCCGGTGGCGGTAATGGCTTGCTGTGGCGTCATTGGCTGGCTGGTGAAACTCTGA
- a CDS encoding chromate transporter, which produces MSQDDAISPIERPSLWRIAMTFNQIALLGFGGGLSAWSRDVLVLRRRWLSEETFLSALTVARVLPGANQVNLAVFVGTRLRGVCGAMAAIAGLVMVPFLIILALSVGYLEFQHALWLQHVLAGLAAGAVGLTFSMAWQTGRKVLTAPAPALIFAASVLLSAVIRMSLLWMLLILLPVSFVWAWLTTEKDRKG; this is translated from the coding sequence ATGTCGCAGGATGATGCGATAAGCCCGATTGAACGCCCAAGCCTGTGGCGTATCGCAATGACCTTCAACCAGATTGCCTTGCTTGGATTCGGAGGAGGGTTATCCGCGTGGTCACGCGATGTACTGGTTCTGCGTCGTCGCTGGCTCAGTGAAGAAACCTTCCTGAGCGCTCTGACGGTGGCGCGTGTTCTGCCCGGTGCGAATCAGGTCAATCTTGCCGTATTCGTCGGCACACGCCTGAGAGGCGTGTGCGGCGCCATGGCTGCCATTGCCGGGCTGGTGATGGTGCCATTTCTGATTATCCTTGCTCTGAGTGTCGGCTATCTGGAATTTCAGCATGCGCTCTGGTTGCAGCATGTGCTGGCCGGCCTGGCGGCGGGGGCAGTGGGGCTGACATTCTCCATGGCCTGGCAGACGGGCAGGAAAGTGCTGACCGCACCTGCTCCAGCCCTTATTTTTGCTGCCAGCGTTCTGTTATCGGCTGTCATCCGCATGTCTCTGCTCTGGATGCTGCTGATTCTACTGCCGGTCAGTTTTGTATGGGCCTGGCTGACGACGGAGAAGGACCGGAAAGGATGA
- a CDS encoding phospholipase D-like domain-containing protein, whose amino-acid sequence MMTLPDALPVARIIVQPDDGVAPVVELIAGASRSVRLKMFTFTYEPIITALKAAHDRGVSVRVMLNPARSSGSRANDETMSELRAAGIEASWSNPAFPVTHEKSMVIDEQRALIATFNFVEKYFTRTRDYGAIIEDQATVAEILHGFDADWNRQPFWPRSGSPLVWSNTSARTAMCAFIDSAQETLWIQHPKFVDATVLDRIVAAQARGVAVRILCGGRHGISEVDLLDTFSSLRIMQRMDIAIHKQKTLRAHAKLMIADKTTALLGSMNIDRSAFDIRRELGVVLHGEDTTKHLREIFKSDWKISHRYDPPDPLTVHLHVEDDHEPHDIEVAHE is encoded by the coding sequence ATGATGACTTTACCCGATGCGCTGCCAGTAGCACGGATCATCGTGCAGCCTGATGATGGTGTTGCTCCGGTCGTTGAACTGATCGCAGGCGCAAGCCGGTCGGTCAGATTGAAGATGTTCACCTTTACCTATGAGCCGATCATCACTGCCCTTAAGGCGGCTCACGATCGGGGTGTCAGTGTGCGGGTCATGCTGAATCCGGCCCGATCGTCGGGGTCACGCGCGAATGATGAGACAATGTCGGAACTGCGAGCCGCCGGAATCGAGGCCAGCTGGTCCAATCCGGCTTTCCCGGTCACGCATGAAAAGTCAATGGTGATCGATGAGCAGCGTGCCTTGATTGCCACCTTCAATTTTGTCGAAAAATATTTCACCCGCACCAGGGATTATGGGGCGATCATCGAAGATCAGGCGACGGTCGCGGAGATCCTGCACGGTTTCGATGCCGACTGGAACCGGCAGCCTTTCTGGCCGCGCTCCGGCTCTCCTCTGGTGTGGAGCAATACCTCCGCCCGTACGGCCATGTGTGCCTTTATTGATTCGGCGCAGGAGACGCTGTGGATTCAGCACCCCAAATTCGTCGATGCCACTGTGCTGGACCGGATCGTTGCGGCACAGGCGAGGGGTGTTGCGGTGCGTATCCTGTGTGGCGGGCGGCATGGCATTAGTGAAGTTGATCTGCTGGACACATTTTCCTCGCTGCGCATCATGCAGCGTATGGATATTGCCATTCACAAGCAGAAAACACTTCGTGCTCATGCGAAGCTGATGATTGCCGACAAAACGACGGCCTTGCTCGGCTCCATGAATATTGACCGCAGCGCTTTCGATATCAGGCGAGAGCTGGGCGTTGTGCTGCATGGGGAGGACACAACAAAGCATCTGCGCGAAATATTCAAAAGCGACTGGAAAATCTCTCATCGCTATGATCCGCCGGATCCGCTGACCGTGCATCTGCATGTCGAGGATGACCATGAGCCTCATGATATCGAAGTGGCTCATGAATGA
- the yihA gene encoding ribosome biogenesis GTP-binding protein YihA/YsxC, with protein sequence MSDQTPQFGQIPSEAEPDAVALEAGRKLFAGECTFFHGTQRLDQLPPPMGVEIAFAGRSNVGKSTLVNALTGRKTLARASSQPGRTKQLNFFNLADQLVLVDMPGYGYAQAAKDVKEDWQGLMFSYLRGRPNLRRVMLLVDARVEFKASDIAVMELLDKAAVTFQLVVTKADAVKPTPLQRRVADVYAAARAHPAAHPHVFVTSSDTGSGIAELRAALAGLTD encoded by the coding sequence ATGTCTGATCAGACGCCGCAATTTGGGCAGATACCCTCGGAAGCTGAACCGGATGCAGTGGCTCTGGAGGCCGGGCGCAAGCTCTTTGCCGGTGAGTGTACCTTCTTCCATGGCACGCAGAGGCTGGATCAGCTTCCGCCGCCCATGGGGGTGGAGATCGCTTTTGCCGGACGTTCCAATGTGGGCAAATCCACTCTGGTCAATGCCCTGACCGGACGGAAAACACTGGCGCGCGCCTCATCCCAGCCGGGCCGGACCAAGCAACTGAATTTCTTCAACCTTGCCGACCAGCTCGTGCTGGTGGATATGCCGGGATATGGCTACGCACAGGCGGCGAAGGATGTGAAGGAAGACTGGCAGGGGCTGATGTTCAGCTATCTGCGCGGGCGGCCCAATCTGCGCCGGGTCATGCTGCTGGTCGATGCACGGGTCGAGTTCAAGGCGTCCGACATTGCGGTTATGGAGTTACTCGATAAGGCGGCCGTTACCTTCCAGCTGGTCGTGACAAAGGCGGATGCCGTGAAGCCGACACCGTTGCAACGCCGTGTCGCGGATGTCTATGCGGCGGCCCGTGCCCATCCTGCGGCGCATCCCCATGTCTTTGTCACCAGCAGCGATACAGGATCGGGAATCGCTGAGTTGCGCGCGGCCCTGGCCGGCCTGACGGACTGA